A window from Malania oleifera isolate guangnan ecotype guangnan chromosome 7, ASM2987363v1, whole genome shotgun sequence encodes these proteins:
- the LOC131159394 gene encoding putative germin-like protein 2-1, with protein sequence MAAKVLLLAALLFCLTFSHASAFDHGPLQDFCVANPTSPVLVNGFTCKDPKSVQPEDFFLSGLHLSANTSNRLGSAVTPVAVAQLPGLNTLGISMVRVDFAPSGLNPPHTHPRASEILTVLEGSLLVGFVTSIPQSRLISKVLHKGDVFVFPVGLIHFQRNVGSGNAVAIAALNSQNPGVIVIANALFGSKPGIACDLLAQALQVNISVVSQIKEKF encoded by the exons ATGGCAGCCAAAGTTCTCTTGTTGGCAGCACTACTCTTCTGTTTGACATTTTCTCATGCCTCGGCCTTTGATCATGGACCCCTTCAAGATTTCTGCGTGGCAAACCCCACTAGCCCAG TGCTAGTAAATGGGTTCACATGTAAGGATCCTAAGTCGGTTCAACCAGAGGATTTCTTCCTCAGTGGCCTCCACTTGTCAGCAAACACCTCAAACCGTCTCGGCTCCGCGGTGACTCCGGTTGCAGTAGCTCAGTTGCCAGGCCTAAACACCCTCGGCATCTCCATGGTTCGCGTAGACTTCGCTCCCTCGGGCCTCAACCCTCCCCACACGCACCCCAGGGCTAGCGAGATCCTGACCGTCCTCGAAGGCAGCCTCCTCGTCGGATTCGTGACTTCCATTCCGCAAAGCCGCCTCATCTCGAAGGTGCTTCACAAGGGCGATGTGTTCGTGTTCCCGGTCGGGCTTATTCACTTCCAGCGCAATGTCGGGTCTGGCAATGCCGTCGCCATTGCAGCTCTCAATAGCCAGAACCCCGGAGTGATCGTCATTGCTAATGCCCTGTTTGGCTCCAAACCGGGCATCGCCTGTGATCTTCTTGCGCAGGCTTTGCAAGTTAATATTAGTGTCGTTTCTCAAATCAAGGAGAAGTTCTAA